A portion of the Calditerricola satsumensis genome contains these proteins:
- a CDS encoding GntP family permease — protein MLGMLGLLLGLLLLIVLTMRGVHIIVAAILCSTVVALFGGLNLETALTQHYMEGFTGYFASWFLIFLFGAIFGKVMEDTRAAESIADWVMRTFGSTRAVLAVVAACAIMTYGGVSLFVVGFSVYPIAVALFRHANVPHRFIPGAMAFGSVAFTMTSPGSPEIQNLIPTQFFGTTPLAGGWIGFLVGFVILISGALYLKVAVRRAMAAGEGFNPPEARQGLVRLSAGSAVQETAAAAEEGAARRLPPAVSAFIPIVVVIVTLNVLAKVMSSTAAALVSLAIGIGLAWVLMWRHVRRFWGSLAVGAQDALVAAANTCAVVGFGKVAAQVPAFKSVVDALTSIPGPDLLGLALGVTLICGLTGSASGGLGIALPILAPLYLAKGVDPGAAHRVATLAAGGLDSLPHNGYVVTTIRAICGETHQRAYKPVFVLTVLVPLLGMFLAVVLYSLF, from the coding sequence ATGTTGGGGATGCTGGGGTTGTTGCTGGGGCTTTTGCTGCTCATTGTCCTGACCATGCGCGGGGTGCACATCATCGTGGCGGCGATTCTGTGTTCCACGGTGGTGGCCCTCTTTGGCGGGCTGAATCTGGAAACGGCCCTTACCCAGCATTACATGGAGGGGTTTACCGGGTATTTTGCTTCCTGGTTTCTGATCTTTCTTTTTGGCGCAATTTTCGGTAAAGTCATGGAGGACACGCGGGCGGCGGAGTCGATCGCGGACTGGGTGATGCGCACCTTCGGCTCGACGCGGGCGGTGCTGGCGGTGGTGGCGGCATGTGCCATCATGACCTACGGAGGCGTGAGCCTGTTTGTGGTCGGCTTTTCGGTGTATCCCATTGCCGTGGCGCTGTTCCGCCACGCCAATGTCCCGCACCGCTTCATCCCCGGGGCGATGGCCTTCGGGTCCGTCGCCTTCACGATGACCTCGCCCGGCTCGCCGGAAATCCAGAACTTGATCCCGACACAATTTTTCGGTACGACGCCGCTGGCCGGTGGATGGATCGGGTTTCTTGTCGGTTTTGTCATTCTGATTTCCGGCGCGCTGTACCTGAAGGTGGCCGTGCGCAGAGCGATGGCCGCCGGTGAAGGGTTCAACCCGCCGGAAGCCCGCCAAGGCTTGGTTCGTCTGTCGGCCGGATCGGCCGTTCAGGAGACCGCCGCTGCGGCGGAGGAGGGGGCCGCCCGTCGCCTTCCCCCTGCGGTGTCGGCCTTCATCCCCATTGTGGTGGTCATCGTTACGCTGAACGTTCTGGCTAAGGTGATGTCGTCCACCGCCGCGGCGCTCGTCTCCCTGGCCATTGGCATTGGCCTGGCGTGGGTGCTGATGTGGCGCCATGTGCGCCGGTTTTGGGGTTCCCTCGCCGTTGGCGCCCAGGATGCCCTGGTGGCCGCGGCCAACACCTGCGCCGTTGTCGGTTTCGGCAAGGTGGCGGCCCAGGTACCGGCGTTCAAGTCGGTGGTCGACGCCCTGACGAGCATTCCGGGTCCGGACCTTTTGGGCCTTGCCCTCGGGGTCACACTGATCTGCGGCCTTACCGGCTCGGCGTCGGGCGGGCTTGGCATCGCGCTGCCCATCTTGGCGCCGCTGTACCTCGCCAAGGGCGTTGACCCCGGCGCGGCGCACCGTGTGGCCACCCTTGCCGCGGGCGGGCTCGATTCACTGCCGCACAACGGATACGTCGTCACCACGATCCGCGCCATTTGTGGCGAGACGCATCAGCGGGCGTACAAACCCGTTTTCGTGCTTACCGTCTTGGTTCCGCTGTTGGGAATGTTCCTCGCCGTGGTGCTCTATTCCCTCTTCTGA
- a CDS encoding lipoate--protein ligase family protein, with protein MKEQWRFVDTGSRSPAENMAIDEAILRMHAEGKVPPTVRFYTWEPPTLSIGYFQKAEREVDLAAVRAMGLGFVRRPTGGRAVLHDRELTYSIVVRESHPLIPPSVTEAYRVLSLGLLEGFRALGLQAEMVSLADPEEKKKFASPGSAACFDSPSWYELVVEGRKVAGSAQTRQLGVVLQHGSILLDLDVDKLFACLRFPSERAKARLREDFARKAVAINEVAPRPVSLEEAKAAFFAGFARGLGVELVPGALTPEEEALAAELVETRYGTDEWNLKR; from the coding sequence ATGAAGGAACAGTGGCGATTTGTCGACACCGGGAGCCGCTCGCCGGCGGAGAACATGGCCATCGACGAGGCCATCCTGCGGATGCACGCCGAGGGCAAGGTGCCGCCGACGGTTCGCTTTTACACGTGGGAGCCGCCGACGCTGTCCATCGGCTACTTTCAGAAGGCGGAGCGGGAAGTGGACCTTGCCGCCGTGCGCGCCATGGGGCTGGGGTTTGTGCGGCGGCCCACCGGAGGCCGGGCGGTGCTCCACGACCGGGAGCTGACGTACAGCATCGTGGTGCGGGAAAGCCACCCGCTCATCCCGCCGTCGGTGACGGAAGCCTACCGCGTGCTGAGCCTGGGCCTGCTGGAGGGGTTCCGCGCCCTCGGCCTTCAGGCGGAAATGGTCTCGCTGGCCGACCCGGAGGAGAAGAAAAAGTTTGCGTCGCCCGGCTCGGCGGCCTGCTTCGACTCGCCGTCGTGGTACGAATTGGTGGTCGAGGGGCGCAAAGTGGCCGGAAGCGCCCAGACGCGCCAGCTGGGCGTTGTGCTGCAGCACGGGTCCATCCTCCTCGACCTGGATGTGGACAAGCTGTTCGCCTGCCTGCGCTTTCCCTCCGAGCGGGCCAAAGCGCGCCTGCGGGAGGACTTTGCGCGCAAGGCGGTGGCCATCAACGAGGTGGCGCCGCGCCCCGTTTCGCTGGAGGAGGCCAAGGCGGCCTTCTTTGCCGGCTTTGCCCGAGGGCTGGGCGTCGAGCTGGTGCCGGGCGCGCTGACGCCCGAGGAAGAGGCGCTGGCCGCCGAGCTCGTCGAGACGCGTTACGGCACGGACGAGTGGAACCTGAAACGGTAA
- a CDS encoding ribonuclease H-like domain-containing protein, whose product MASLRERLRRLVGSGGRAEAACAAERAGAAVGAPEGPGAPEEGDGRWQALGLRAEAVGGLRVFVRRVTVPLDARYGRVRLGDALDLSPEAVGRLGGAQQPPVPPSKLLFLDAETTGLGSGAGTFPFLYGLVRFAGDHVHLEQLLVPRPEEEAAALEAVRAAVAASGGLVTFNGKAFDWNQLVTRCVLSGVAVPPAPDVHLDLLHAARRLWRADHACDLATLERLQLGASRAGDIPGALVPEHYRRYLATGDPGYLAGVLAHNERDLLALVALLVRLGRLVEAVQGGSLADAERTEELSAGACLGLARMLERDGRWDEAAALYERLLDVPGFRREARQALTVLYKRLKRWDEAVALWEAWLRDPDNRSLTPYVELAKYLEHQAKDYAAAAAVVEEALWLVRQRQRLSRRRAPTPEEQDLLARAQRLAKKRERQAGAP is encoded by the coding sequence ATGGCCAGCCTGCGTGAGCGGCTGCGTCGGCTGGTGGGCAGCGGGGGGCGTGCCGAGGCGGCCTGCGCCGCCGAGCGTGCCGGTGCGGCTGTGGGGGCGCCCGAAGGCCCCGGCGCGCCGGAGGAGGGCGACGGGCGCTGGCAGGCCCTCGGCTTGCGCGCGGAGGCGGTTGGCGGTCTGCGCGTTTTTGTCCGGCGCGTGACCGTTCCGCTGGATGCGCGCTATGGCCGGGTGCGGCTCGGCGACGCGCTGGATTTGTCGCCCGAGGCGGTGGGCCGGTTGGGCGGCGCGCAGCAGCCGCCCGTTCCGCCGAGCAAGCTGCTGTTTTTGGACGCCGAAACGACGGGGCTGGGCAGCGGAGCGGGGACGTTTCCGTTTCTCTACGGCCTGGTCCGCTTTGCCGGGGATCATGTGCACCTCGAGCAGCTGCTCGTGCCCCGGCCGGAGGAAGAGGCGGCGGCCCTCGAGGCGGTGCGCGCGGCGGTGGCGGCCTCCGGCGGCCTGGTGACGTTCAACGGCAAGGCCTTCGACTGGAACCAGCTCGTGACGCGCTGCGTGCTCAGCGGGGTGGCGGTCCCGCCCGCGCCGGACGTGCATCTCGATTTGCTCCATGCCGCGCGGCGGCTCTGGCGCGCCGATCACGCTTGCGACCTGGCCACGCTGGAGCGGCTTCAGCTCGGGGCATCGCGCGCGGGCGACATTCCCGGCGCCCTCGTGCCGGAGCACTACCGCCGCTATTTGGCCACCGGTGATCCCGGCTACCTGGCCGGGGTGCTGGCGCACAACGAGCGCGACCTCTTGGCCCTTGTCGCCCTTCTCGTCCGCCTGGGGCGCCTGGTGGAAGCGGTGCAGGGCGGCAGCCTGGCGGATGCCGAGCGGACGGAAGAGCTGTCGGCCGGCGCGTGCCTGGGCCTGGCGCGCATGCTCGAGCGCGACGGGCGGTGGGACGAGGCCGCCGCGCTGTACGAGCGGCTGCTCGACGTGCCCGGCTTTCGGCGCGAAGCGCGCCAAGCGCTCACGGTGCTCTACAAGCGGCTGAAGCGATGGGACGAGGCCGTCGCGCTATGGGAGGCGTGGCTGCGCGATCCGGACAACCGTTCCCTTACGCCGTATGTGGAGCTGGCCAAGTACCTGGAGCATCAGGCCAAGGACTACGCCGCAGCCGCGGCCGTGGTGGAGGAAGCACTGTGGCTGGTCCGCCAGCGGCAGCGTTTGTCCCGCCGGCGCGCGCCGACGCCCGAAGAACAGGACCTGCTCGCCCGCGCCCAGCGGCTGGCCAAGAAGCGCGAGCGGCAAGCGGGGGCGCCGTAG
- a CDS encoding DEAD/DEAH box helicase, translated as MANVTHWEVLPPREARVQPFPADLDARLRDALAEKGVTALYLHQRAAYDAARRGEHVVVVTPTASGKTLCYNLPVLQAILENAHTRALYLFPTKALAYDQMAELNDLIDRLGVDIKSYTYDGDTPASARQAIRNAGHIVVTNPDMLHAAILPHHTKWVKLFENLRFVVIDELHAYRGVFGSHVANVLRRLKRICRFYGSNPQFLLASATIANPRQHAEALVEEPVTLIDENGAPRGEKHFIFYNPPVVNKPLGIRKSSVLESRDLALRLLKKQIQTIVFARSRVRVEVLTSYLQEAFKHKLGKKRIRGYRGGYLPKERREIERGLRSGEILGVVSTNALELGVDIGQLEACILSGYPGSIASTWQQAGRAGRRHGTSVAILVASSNPLDQFLIQNPAFFFGRSPEEARIDPDNLMILVDHIKCAAFELPFRRGEAFGGEDLEEILAFLAEEQVVHAGPDRWYWMADAFPAHEISLRSASRENVVIVDITEGAKVIGEVDRFSAPMLVHEEAIYIHDGVQYQVEKLDYEEKKAYVRRVKVDYYTDANLAVDLKVLAVDREKQQGGVTKGYGEVRVTAMATLFKKIRFHTHENIGSGPIHLPEEELHTTAYWIALDEAATAALPKPDLPFALLGLANVLVHTAPLFLMCDPLDIRVVPQVKAVDTGRPTIYLYDRYPGGVGLAERLYERHEELLAQAEALIRGCGCAGGCPACVGPVEEVGLLGKRHALALLEAVRRASHGQPA; from the coding sequence ATGGCCAACGTGACGCACTGGGAGGTGCTGCCGCCGCGGGAGGCGCGGGTTCAGCCGTTTCCTGCCGATCTCGACGCCCGGCTGCGCGATGCGCTGGCGGAAAAAGGCGTCACCGCCCTCTACCTCCACCAGCGCGCGGCCTATGATGCCGCGCGGCGGGGCGAACACGTGGTCGTGGTGACGCCGACCGCATCGGGAAAGACGCTCTGCTACAACCTGCCCGTTCTGCAGGCGATCCTGGAGAACGCGCACACGCGGGCCCTGTACCTGTTTCCGACCAAGGCGCTGGCCTACGACCAGATGGCCGAATTGAACGATCTGATTGATCGCCTCGGCGTGGACATCAAGTCGTACACCTACGACGGCGACACGCCGGCCAGCGCCCGCCAGGCCATCCGCAACGCCGGCCACATCGTGGTCACCAACCCCGACATGCTCCACGCGGCCATCCTGCCGCACCACACGAAGTGGGTGAAGCTGTTCGAAAACCTGCGCTTTGTGGTGATCGACGAGCTGCACGCCTACCGCGGGGTCTTCGGCAGCCACGTGGCCAACGTGCTGCGCCGGCTGAAGCGCATCTGCCGGTTTTATGGGTCGAATCCCCAATTCCTTCTCGCCTCGGCCACCATCGCCAACCCGCGCCAGCACGCCGAGGCGCTCGTTGAGGAGCCGGTGACGCTCATCGACGAAAACGGCGCGCCGCGCGGGGAGAAGCACTTCATCTTCTACAACCCGCCGGTGGTCAACAAGCCCCTCGGCATCCGCAAGAGCAGCGTGCTGGAAAGCCGCGATCTGGCCCTGCGCCTGCTTAAAAAGCAGATTCAGACCATCGTCTTCGCCCGCAGCCGGGTGCGCGTCGAGGTGCTCACCTCCTACCTCCAGGAAGCGTTCAAGCACAAGCTGGGCAAAAAGCGCATCCGCGGGTACCGCGGCGGCTACTTGCCCAAGGAGCGCCGGGAAATCGAGCGCGGGCTGCGCAGCGGGGAGATCCTCGGCGTGGTCAGCACGAATGCGTTGGAACTGGGCGTCGACATTGGCCAGCTGGAAGCGTGCATTCTCAGCGGCTACCCCGGCTCCATCGCCAGCACGTGGCAGCAGGCCGGGCGCGCCGGGCGGCGGCACGGCACGTCGGTGGCCATCCTCGTGGCGTCGAGCAACCCCCTCGACCAGTTCCTCATCCAGAACCCCGCCTTTTTCTTTGGCCGCTCGCCGGAGGAGGCGCGCATCGATCCCGACAACTTGATGATCCTGGTGGACCACATCAAGTGCGCCGCCTTTGAGCTGCCCTTTCGCCGCGGCGAGGCCTTCGGCGGGGAGGACCTGGAGGAGATCTTGGCCTTTCTTGCCGAGGAGCAGGTGGTGCACGCGGGACCCGATCGGTGGTACTGGATGGCCGATGCGTTTCCGGCCCACGAGATCAGCCTGCGCTCGGCGTCGCGCGAAAACGTGGTCATCGTCGACATCACGGAGGGGGCCAAGGTGATCGGCGAGGTGGACCGCTTCAGCGCACCGATGCTCGTCCACGAGGAGGCCATCTACATTCACGACGGCGTGCAGTACCAGGTGGAAAAACTGGATTATGAAGAAAAGAAGGCTTATGTGCGGCGGGTGAAGGTGGACTATTACACCGACGCCAACCTCGCCGTCGACCTCAAGGTGCTGGCGGTGGATCGCGAAAAGCAGCAGGGGGGCGTCACGAAGGGCTATGGCGAAGTGAGGGTGACGGCCATGGCCACGCTGTTCAAGAAGATCCGCTTCCACACCCACGAGAACATCGGTTCCGGGCCCATTCACCTGCCCGAAGAGGAGCTGCACACGACGGCCTACTGGATCGCCCTGGACGAGGCGGCGACGGCGGCGCTGCCCAAACCCGACCTGCCCTTTGCCCTTTTGGGGCTGGCCAACGTCCTCGTCCACACCGCCCCGCTCTTTCTCATGTGCGACCCCCTCGACATCCGCGTGGTGCCGCAGGTGAAAGCGGTGGACACCGGGCGGCCGACGATCTATCTCTACGACCGCTACCCCGGCGGCGTGGGGCTGGCCGAGCGGCTGTACGAACGGCACGAGGAGCTCCTGGCCCAGGCCGAGGCCCTCATACGCGGCTGCGGCTGCGCCGGCGGATGCCCGGCCTGCGTGGGGCCTGTGGAGGAAGTGGGCCTGCTCGGCAAGCGGCACGCCCTGGCGCTGCTGGAAGCGGTGCGGAGGGCCTCCCATGGCCAGCCTGCGTGA
- the dat gene encoding D-amino-acid transaminase has product MHVLWNDQLLPRHEVHIDLEDRAYQFGDGVYEVIRVYGGQLFLLNPHLERLQRSAQAIRLDLPWSLPQLAHRLQELVAANRLVDGAVYLQVSRGVAPRAHAFPRAIQPVLVAYPLPASRPTEAQERGVRATFVEDIRWLRCDIKSLNLLPNVLAKEAAVERGAQEAILHRGETVTEGSASNVFIVQGRVLRTHPANHLILDGITRRFVLELAAKEGISTVEAPFTREELLSADEAFFTSTTQEIVPIVEVDGRPIGAGVPGPVTRRLQQAFYAAVQAVTQQQV; this is encoded by the coding sequence ATGCACGTTCTGTGGAACGACCAGCTTCTCCCAAGACACGAGGTGCACATCGACCTGGAAGACCGCGCCTACCAGTTCGGCGACGGCGTGTACGAAGTGATCCGCGTCTATGGCGGCCAGCTGTTCCTGCTCAACCCCCACCTCGAGCGCCTCCAGCGAAGCGCCCAGGCCATTCGCCTTGACCTTCCGTGGTCTCTGCCGCAGCTGGCCCACCGGTTGCAGGAGCTCGTCGCCGCAAATCGCCTTGTTGACGGCGCCGTCTACCTCCAGGTGTCGCGCGGCGTCGCCCCGCGCGCCCATGCCTTTCCGCGCGCCATCCAGCCGGTGCTGGTGGCCTATCCCCTGCCCGCGTCACGGCCGACGGAGGCCCAAGAGAGGGGCGTGCGCGCCACCTTTGTCGAGGACATCCGCTGGCTGCGCTGTGACATCAAAAGCCTGAACCTTCTGCCCAACGTGCTGGCCAAAGAGGCCGCCGTCGAGCGCGGGGCCCAGGAAGCCATCCTCCACCGCGGCGAGACGGTGACGGAGGGCAGCGCGTCCAACGTCTTCATCGTGCAGGGCCGCGTGCTGCGCACCCACCCGGCCAACCATTTGATCCTCGACGGCATCACGCGCCGCTTCGTGCTGGAACTGGCCGCGAAGGAAGGGATCTCCACCGTCGAGGCGCCCTTCACCCGGGAGGAGCTGCTGAGCGCCGACGAAGCCTTCTTCACCAGCACGACGCAGGAGATCGTGCCCATTGTCGAAGTGGACGGCCGCCCCATCGGCGCCGGCGTGCCCGGCCCGGTTACCCGGAGGCTGCAGCAGGCCTTTTACGCGGCGGTACAAGCCGTCACGCAACAACAGGTCTAG
- a CDS encoding LAGLIDADG family homing endonuclease, producing MKKSTLMQKFERKTVRLEGLSEKIFLDRYARKDLKPERLEPGDTVLVLTKDDPRFPQKEVGEVVAVEGGKVHVRLRSGQDIVVDKEKLVKPLETTPDQMWDRIAKAIAAAEAPEKRAEWEEKFRYLLDDWKMVPGGRILAGAGVTEELTLFNCYVLPSPKDSRGGIMETLTQMTEIMSRGGGVGINLSSLRPRRALVRGVNGSSSGAVSWGGLFSYTTGLIEQGGSRRGALMLMLNDWHPDLLEFITVKTQMGLLTNANLSVCISDAFMKAVKEDKEWHLVFPDTTDPDYDELWDGNLEKWKALGKPIQVYKTVRARDVWHTIIESAWRSAEPGVVFIDYYNKMSNSWYYNPIICTNPCFHPDTRIATEFGLIRIEDLFKKVGNQSFLVATDDRLVNQVQVVNGRPYEVPGVTLRQAVVFPTGVRETLVVTLKNGMELKVTPEHRIYTDKGWKEARYLTPDDWVYIQSGEGRFAETDDLGCEWGWFLGWLTGDGWISKRGDIGMVFGKEDAEVIPKMVEIGKALSGAEAKVYRRKNGTYQVYWWRKEFLERLLELGVKPVRADQKEVPDAIFTASRETVVAFLQGLFSADGTVYENDIMHRTVRLTSASKKLLQGVQLLLLNFGIHGVIYPRRKANQQPFTYRTVDGEERVYASGEFYELILSGDNLNRFKETIGFELVTRKQQALERIARPSRKKEKFMSRVESVTRGETVTVYDVMEPVTHSLIANGFVVHNCGEQGLPAWGVCNLGHINLAKFVKDGEVDWETLGECVRYAVRFLDNVIDITPYHFKENEENQKGERRIGLGTMGLAEMLIRLKIRYGSEECLKFLDKLYHFIAREAYLASTEIAAEKGPFPKFDAEKFLQSRFVQQFEDDVKEAIRTRGIRNVTLLTQAPTGSTGTMVGTSTGIEPFYAFEYYRQSRLGFDKQYVPIAKEWMDQHPGEPLPDYFVTAMDLTAEDHIRVQAAIQKWVDSSISKTANAPADFTIEETKKLYELAYDLGCKGVTIYRDGSRDAQVLHTTKKKDDEAKGKEAAAGAQAGASGGVKAYRRRPKVLRGATYKMNTPLGKAYITINDLDGKPFEVIVNVGKAGSDVFAMSEALGRVATLFLRFGELPDGNKARLLIKHLKGIGGSGAVGFGKSRVESIPDAVAKALELHLSGAAEEAAEESSSAGEEAAGYAGYAPARDEDGDIAVEADLCPECGAAALIAEEGCKRCVACGYAKCN from the coding sequence ATGAAGAAGAGCACGCTGATGCAGAAATTCGAGCGCAAGACGGTTCGCCTGGAAGGGTTGAGCGAGAAAATCTTCCTCGACCGCTATGCGCGCAAGGATTTGAAGCCGGAAAGGCTGGAGCCGGGCGATACGGTGCTCGTGCTGACGAAGGACGACCCGCGTTTTCCGCAAAAAGAAGTGGGCGAAGTGGTGGCCGTGGAAGGCGGCAAGGTGCACGTGCGCCTGCGCAGCGGCCAGGACATCGTCGTCGACAAGGAGAAGCTCGTCAAGCCGCTGGAGACGACGCCCGACCAAATGTGGGACCGCATCGCCAAGGCCATCGCCGCTGCCGAGGCGCCGGAAAAGCGGGCCGAGTGGGAGGAGAAGTTCCGCTATCTCCTCGACGACTGGAAGATGGTGCCCGGCGGACGCATTTTGGCCGGGGCCGGGGTGACGGAAGAGCTCACGCTGTTCAACTGCTACGTGCTGCCCTCCCCGAAGGACTCCCGCGGCGGGATCATGGAGACGCTGACGCAGATGACGGAGATCATGTCCCGCGGCGGCGGCGTGGGCATCAACCTCTCCTCACTGCGCCCGCGTCGGGCCCTCGTGCGCGGCGTCAACGGCTCCTCGAGCGGGGCGGTGTCGTGGGGCGGCCTGTTCAGCTACACGACCGGCCTCATCGAACAGGGAGGATCGCGCCGCGGTGCGCTCATGCTTATGCTCAACGACTGGCATCCCGACCTCCTCGAGTTCATCACCGTCAAGACGCAGATGGGCCTCCTTACGAACGCCAACCTGTCCGTCTGCATCAGCGATGCCTTCATGAAGGCGGTGAAGGAGGACAAGGAGTGGCACCTTGTCTTCCCGGACACGACCGATCCCGATTACGACGAGCTGTGGGACGGCAACCTGGAGAAGTGGAAGGCCCTCGGCAAGCCGATCCAGGTGTACAAGACGGTGCGCGCCCGCGACGTCTGGCACACGATCATCGAGTCGGCCTGGCGTAGCGCCGAGCCGGGCGTGGTCTTCATCGACTACTACAACAAGATGTCGAATAGTTGGTATTACAATCCGATCATTTGCACGAATCCATGCTTCCACCCCGACACCCGTATCGCCACAGAGTTCGGCCTGATCCGGATTGAGGACTTGTTCAAAAAGGTGGGCAACCAGTCGTTCCTGGTGGCGACGGACGACCGGCTGGTCAACCAGGTGCAGGTGGTCAACGGCAGACCATACGAAGTTCCGGGCGTGACCCTGCGACAAGCCGTGGTCTTTCCGACCGGTGTAAGGGAGACATTGGTGGTCACGCTGAAAAACGGCATGGAGCTGAAAGTGACTCCCGAACATCGCATCTACACCGACAAGGGGTGGAAAGAGGCGCGGTATCTCACCCCGGACGACTGGGTTTACATCCAATCGGGAGAAGGTCGATTTGCCGAAACGGACGACTTGGGCTGCGAGTGGGGTTGGTTCCTCGGGTGGCTCACCGGTGACGGCTGGATTTCCAAGCGCGGGGATATCGGGATGGTGTTTGGCAAGGAAGACGCCGAAGTCATCCCGAAGATGGTGGAGATCGGCAAAGCCCTCTCCGGTGCGGAAGCGAAAGTGTATCGGCGCAAAAACGGCACGTACCAGGTCTACTGGTGGCGAAAAGAATTTTTGGAGCGCCTGCTTGAACTCGGCGTAAAGCCGGTGCGCGCTGACCAAAAAGAGGTCCCGGACGCCATTTTCACAGCATCCCGCGAGACGGTGGTCGCGTTCTTGCAGGGGCTATTCAGCGCGGACGGCACCGTATACGAAAACGACATCATGCACCGCACGGTACGTCTGACCTCCGCATCGAAGAAACTCTTGCAGGGTGTGCAGCTTCTGCTGCTCAACTTCGGCATCCACGGCGTCATCTATCCGCGCCGAAAAGCCAACCAGCAGCCGTTTACCTACCGCACGGTGGACGGCGAGGAACGCGTGTACGCGTCCGGCGAATTCTACGAGTTGATCCTCTCCGGCGACAACCTGAATCGCTTTAAGGAAACCATCGGCTTTGAACTGGTCACCCGCAAACAGCAGGCGCTCGAACGGATTGCCCGCCCGTCGCGCAAAAAGGAGAAGTTCATGTCGCGGGTGGAGAGCGTCACCCGCGGCGAGACGGTCACGGTTTATGACGTGATGGAGCCGGTCACCCATTCGCTCATCGCGAACGGATTCGTCGTGCACAACTGCGGCGAACAGGGCCTGCCGGCGTGGGGCGTGTGCAACCTCGGCCATATCAACCTGGCCAAGTTTGTGAAGGACGGCGAGGTGGATTGGGAGACCCTCGGCGAATGCGTCCGCTATGCTGTGCGCTTCCTCGACAACGTCATCGACATCACGCCGTATCATTTCAAAGAAAACGAGGAAAACCAAAAGGGCGAGCGGCGCATCGGCCTCGGCACGATGGGCCTGGCGGAGATGCTCATCCGCCTGAAGATCCGCTACGGCAGCGAGGAATGCCTGAAGTTCCTGGACAAGCTGTACCACTTCATCGCCCGGGAGGCGTACCTGGCCTCGACGGAGATTGCCGCCGAAAAGGGGCCGTTCCCCAAGTTCGACGCCGAGAAGTTCCTGCAGAGCCGCTTTGTCCAGCAGTTTGAGGACGACGTGAAGGAGGCCATCCGCACGCGCGGCATCCGCAACGTGACGCTGCTGACCCAGGCCCCGACCGGCTCGACGGGCACGATGGTCGGCACGTCGACGGGCATCGAGCCCTTCTACGCCTTCGAATACTATCGCCAGAGCCGCCTTGGCTTCGACAAGCAGTACGTGCCCATCGCCAAGGAGTGGATGGACCAGCATCCGGGCGAGCCGCTGCCGGACTACTTCGTCACGGCGATGGACTTGACGGCGGAAGACCATATCCGCGTTCAGGCGGCCATCCAGAAGTGGGTGGACAGCTCCATTTCCAAGACGGCTAACGCCCCGGCCGACTTCACGATCGAGGAGACAAAGAAGCTGTACGAGCTGGCCTACGATCTCGGCTGCAAGGGCGTCACCATCTACCGCGACGGCAGCCGCGACGCCCAGGTGCTGCACACCACGAAGAAGAAGGACGACGAGGCGAAGGGGAAGGAAGCGGCTGCGGGCGCTCAGGCCGGCGCCTCCGGTGGCGTCAAGGCGTATCGCCGCCGGCCCAAGGTGCTGCGCGGGGCGACGTACAAGATGAACACGCCCCTCGGCAAGGCGTACATCACGATCAACGATCTTGACGGTAAGCCCTTTGAGGTGATCGTCAACGTCGGCAAGGCGGGCAGCGACGTCTTTGCCATGTCCGAAGCCCTCGGCCGTGTGGCGACGCTCTTCTTGCGCTTCGGCGAGCTGCCCGACGGGAACAAGGCGCGCCTCTTGATCAAGCACCTGAAGGGCATCGGCGGATCCGGCGCTGTGGGCTTCGGGAAAAGCCGCGTCGAGTCGATCCCCGACGCCGTGGCCAAGGCCCTCGAGCTGCACTTGAGCGGCGCGGCGGAGGAGGCGGCCGAGGAAAGCAGCAGCGCAGGAGAAGAGGCGGCCGGCTATGCCGGATACGCGCCGGCGCGCGACGAGGACGGCGACATCGCCGTGGAGGCCGACCTGTGCCCTGAATGCGGCGCGGCGGCGCTCATCGCCGAAGAAGGGTGCAAGCGCTGCGTGGCGTGCGGCTACGCCAAGTGCAACTGA